The following are encoded together in the Nocardioides thalensis genome:
- a CDS encoding DsbA family oxidoreductase, giving the protein MRIDVWSDVVCPWCSIGKKRLEKAIAGFPHRDQVEVVYHSFQLDPSAPTEPTETARQMLSRKYRMSDAQAAEAQGRVIALAAEEGMDFTRHSESPFVGTADAHRLLHLALAESGPERQAVLKDALLHAYFGEASNVADHAVLREVAVAAGLDPVRVDEVLSGREYADAVEADIRQAAAYGATGVPFFVVDQKFGISGAQPVELFAQALERAWAAAHPVLETVPGAADADACGPDGCPI; this is encoded by the coding sequence ATGCGTATCGATGTGTGGAGCGACGTCGTCTGCCCGTGGTGCTCGATCGGCAAGAAGCGGCTGGAGAAGGCGATCGCCGGCTTCCCCCACCGCGACCAGGTGGAGGTCGTCTACCACTCGTTCCAGCTCGACCCGTCGGCCCCCACCGAGCCGACGGAGACCGCACGCCAGATGCTGTCGCGCAAGTACCGGATGAGCGATGCGCAGGCCGCCGAGGCTCAGGGCCGGGTGATCGCGCTCGCCGCCGAGGAGGGCATGGACTTCACCCGCCACAGCGAGTCGCCATTCGTCGGCACTGCCGACGCGCACCGGCTGCTCCACCTCGCGCTCGCGGAGAGCGGCCCCGAGCGGCAGGCGGTGCTCAAGGACGCGCTGCTGCACGCCTACTTCGGCGAGGCCAGCAACGTCGCCGACCACGCCGTGCTGCGCGAGGTCGCGGTCGCCGCCGGGCTCGACCCGGTCCGGGTCGACGAGGTGCTGTCGGGCAGGGAGTACGCCGACGCGGTCGAGGCCGACATCCGGCAGGCGGCGGCGTACGGCGCGACCGGCGTGCCGTTCTTCGTCGTCGACCAGAAGTTCGGCATCTCGGGCGCCCAGCCGGTCGAGCTGTTCGCGCAGGCGCTCGAGCGGGCGTGGGCGGCCGCGCACCCGGTGCTCGAGACCGTTCCGGGCGCGGCGGACGCCGACGCCTGCGGCCCCGACGGCTGCCCCATCTGA
- the ilvN gene encoding acetolactate synthase small subunit — MSKHTLSVLVEDKPGVLARIAALFSRRGFNIESLAVGPTEHDEISRMTIVVNLESLPLEQVTKQLNKLIEVIKIVELEPEASVQRELVLVKVGATPETRSQVLDCVQLFKAKVIDVANDAITIMVVGNAGKVADFLRVLEPFGIRELAQSGMVGIGRGPRSISERARPVAVPVPSPNAAG, encoded by the coding sequence ATGTCCAAGCACACGCTGTCCGTCCTGGTCGAGGACAAGCCGGGCGTCCTGGCCCGGATCGCGGCCCTGTTCAGCCGCCGCGGCTTCAACATCGAGTCGCTGGCGGTCGGCCCGACCGAGCACGACGAGATCTCGCGGATGACGATCGTCGTCAACCTCGAGTCGCTGCCGCTCGAGCAGGTCACCAAGCAGCTCAACAAGCTGATCGAGGTCATCAAGATCGTCGAGCTCGAGCCCGAGGCCTCGGTGCAGCGCGAGCTGGTCCTGGTCAAGGTCGGCGCGACGCCCGAGACCCGCAGCCAGGTGCTCGACTGCGTCCAGCTCTTCAAGGCCAAGGTGATCGACGTCGCCAACGACGCGATCACGATCATGGTCGTCGGCAACGCAGGCAAGGTCGCCGACTTCCTCCGCGTGCTCGAGCCCTTCGGCATCCGCGAGCTCGCGCAGTCCGGCATGGTCGGCATCGGTCGCGGACCGCGGTCGATCTCCGAGCGAGCACGCCCGGTCGCCGTCCCCGTCCCATCGCCGAACGCCGCTGGTTGA
- a CDS encoding acetolactate synthase large subunit, with amino-acid sequence MSEQQGTPSAGSASVTGAQSLVKSLEAAGVTDIFGIPGGAILPAYDPLMDSSIRHILVRHEQGAGHAAQGYAAASGRVGVCMATSGPGATNLVTPIADAHMDSVPMVAVTGQVGASMIGTDAFQEADIRGITMPITKHNFLVTDPADIPRTVAEAFHIASTGRPGPVLVDVTKSALQATTTFDWPSEISLQGYRPVTRPHAKQIREAARLILESRKPVLYVGGGTIRSGASKELLALAELTGMPVVTTLMARGAFPDSHPQHLGMPGMHGTVAAVAGLQKSDLIISLGARFDDRVTGNLDSFAPQAKVIHADIDPAEIGKNRHADVPIVGDVREVLVDLITTLRTEAEAGNTGDYEGWVRFLEGVRGSYPLGYDTPPSGALAPQKVLERLGVISGPETIYTAGVGQHQMWAAHYIKYERPNTWLNSGGLGTMGYAVPAAMGAKVAMPDQTVWAVDGDGCFQMTNQELATCAINNIPIKVAVINNESLGMVRQWQTLFYNERYSNTDLHSKRIPDFVKLADAYGCVGLACESPDDVDATIQKAMEINDVPVVVDFRVHRDAMVWPMVAAGTSNDDIKYARDLAPQFDEDDL; translated from the coding sequence ATGAGCGAGCAGCAGGGCACCCCGTCCGCGGGCTCGGCCTCCGTCACCGGAGCCCAGAGCCTCGTCAAGTCGCTGGAGGCGGCGGGGGTCACCGACATCTTCGGGATTCCCGGAGGCGCGATCCTCCCGGCCTACGACCCGTTGATGGACAGCAGCATCCGCCACATCCTGGTGCGTCACGAGCAGGGTGCCGGCCACGCCGCGCAGGGGTACGCCGCCGCGTCCGGTCGCGTGGGCGTCTGCATGGCGACCTCGGGCCCCGGTGCGACCAACCTCGTCACCCCGATCGCCGACGCGCACATGGACTCGGTCCCGATGGTCGCGGTCACCGGCCAGGTCGGCGCCTCGATGATCGGCACCGACGCCTTCCAGGAGGCCGACATCCGCGGCATCACGATGCCGATCACCAAGCACAACTTCCTGGTCACCGACCCCGCCGACATCCCGCGCACCGTCGCCGAGGCGTTCCACATCGCCTCGACCGGCCGCCCCGGCCCGGTGCTCGTCGACGTCACCAAGTCGGCGCTCCAGGCCACCACCACGTTCGACTGGCCGTCCGAGATCTCGCTCCAGGGCTACCGCCCGGTGACGCGTCCGCACGCCAAGCAGATCCGCGAGGCCGCCCGGCTGATCCTCGAGAGCCGCAAGCCGGTCCTGTACGTCGGCGGCGGCACGATCCGCAGCGGTGCGTCCAAGGAGCTGCTGGCCCTCGCCGAGCTCACCGGCATGCCGGTGGTCACGACGCTGATGGCGCGCGGCGCGTTTCCCGACAGCCACCCGCAGCACCTCGGCATGCCGGGCATGCACGGCACCGTCGCGGCCGTCGCCGGCCTCCAGAAGAGCGACCTGATCATCAGCCTGGGCGCGCGGTTCGACGACCGGGTCACCGGCAACCTCGACTCGTTCGCCCCGCAGGCCAAGGTCATCCACGCCGACATCGACCCGGCCGAGATCGGCAAGAACCGCCACGCCGACGTGCCGATCGTCGGAGACGTCCGCGAGGTGCTGGTCGACCTGATCACCACCCTGCGCACCGAGGCCGAGGCAGGCAACACTGGCGACTACGAGGGCTGGGTCCGCTTCCTCGAGGGGGTCAGGGGCAGCTACCCGCTCGGCTACGACACCCCGCCCTCCGGTGCGCTGGCGCCGCAGAAGGTGCTCGAGCGGCTGGGCGTCATCTCCGGCCCCGAGACGATCTACACCGCCGGCGTCGGCCAGCACCAGATGTGGGCTGCCCACTACATCAAGTACGAGCGCCCCAACACCTGGCTCAACTCCGGAGGCCTCGGCACCATGGGCTACGCCGTGCCGGCGGCGATGGGCGCGAAGGTCGCGATGCCCGACCAGACCGTGTGGGCGGTCGACGGCGACGGCTGCTTCCAGATGACCAACCAGGAGCTCGCCACCTGCGCGATCAACAACATCCCGATCAAGGTCGCGGTCATCAACAACGAGTCGCTCGGCATGGTCCGCCAGTGGCAGACGCTCTTCTACAACGAGCGCTACTCCAACACCGACCTGCACTCGAAGCGGATCCCCGACTTCGTGAAGCTGGCCGACGCCTACGGCTGCGTGGGGCTGGCGTGCGAGTCGCCCGACGACGTCGACGCCACCATCCAGAAGGCGATGGAGATCAACGACGTGCCCGTTGTCGTCGACTTCCGGGTCCACCGCGACGCGATGGTCTGGCCGATGGTCGCCGCCGGCACCAGCAACGACGACATCAAGTACGCGCGCGACCTCGCGCCCCAGTTCGACGAGGACGACCTCTGA
- a CDS encoding AAA family ATPase, with amino-acid sequence MTTIDSVTASRRAREVLDEVETAVVGKRDALTLVLAGILAGGHVLLEDFPGLGKTLAARSFAQTLGLEFRRAQFTPDLLPADLTGSFIYDQSKGEFEFRPGPLFTGLLLADEINRTPPKTQAALLEAMQERQVTIEGRTFELEPPFHVLATANPIEYEGTYPLPEAQLDRFLLRVGFGYPDADEEWEVLRRRLERRQEEQTLRQVTTPEELRDIQAAVEAVTVDPDIGRYCVALAGATRSHQHTLVGSSPRGGLALMLVARGYAVIAGRDFVVPEDVKAVAVPALAHRITIRPELWMTEISGRTVVETVLNQVPAPTARERV; translated from the coding sequence GTGACGACCATCGACTCCGTCACCGCGTCGCGGCGCGCGCGGGAGGTCCTCGACGAGGTGGAGACCGCCGTCGTCGGGAAGCGCGACGCGCTCACCCTCGTCCTCGCCGGCATCCTCGCCGGCGGCCACGTCCTCCTCGAGGACTTCCCGGGGCTCGGCAAGACGCTCGCCGCTCGCTCGTTCGCGCAGACCCTCGGCCTGGAGTTCCGGCGGGCGCAGTTCACCCCCGACCTGCTGCCCGCCGACCTCACCGGCTCGTTCATCTACGACCAGAGCAAGGGCGAGTTCGAGTTCCGCCCGGGGCCGCTGTTCACCGGCCTGCTGCTCGCCGACGAGATCAACCGGACGCCGCCCAAGACGCAGGCCGCGCTCCTCGAGGCGATGCAGGAGCGGCAGGTGACGATCGAGGGCCGCACGTTCGAGCTGGAGCCGCCGTTCCACGTGCTCGCGACGGCCAACCCCATCGAGTACGAGGGCACCTATCCGCTGCCCGAGGCACAGCTGGACCGGTTCCTCCTGCGGGTCGGCTTCGGCTACCCCGACGCCGACGAGGAGTGGGAGGTGCTGCGGCGCCGCCTCGAGCGCCGGCAGGAGGAGCAGACGCTGAGGCAGGTCACCACGCCCGAGGAGCTGCGCGACATCCAGGCGGCCGTCGAGGCGGTGACCGTCGACCCCGACATCGGCCGCTACTGCGTCGCGCTCGCCGGCGCGACCCGCTCCCACCAGCACACGCTCGTCGGCTCGTCGCCGCGCGGCGGGCTCGCGCTGATGCTCGTGGCGAGGGGGTACGCCGTGATCGCCGGCCGCGACTTCGTCGTGCCCGAGGACGTGAAGGCCGTCGCCGTGCCCGCGCTGGCGCATCGGATCACGATCCGCCCCGAGCTCTGGATGACCGAGATCTCAGGACGCACCGTGGTCGAGACGGTCCTCAACCAGGTGCCGGCACCGACCGCGCGGGAGCGGGTGTGA
- the ilvC gene encoding ketol-acid reductoisomerase → MAEIFYDDDADLSLIQGKHVAVIGYGSQGHAHALNLRDSGVDVRVGLKEGSKSKAKAEEQGLKVLTVAAAVEEADVIVILAPDQHQRKIYADDIAPHLAAGDTLVFGHGFNIRFGYIKAPEGVDVIMVAPKAPGHTVRREYVAGRGIPDIIAVEQDASGQAWDLAKSYAKAIGGTRAGVIKTTFTEETETDLFGEQAVLCGGVSHLVQAGFETLTEAGYQPEIAYFEVLHELKLIVDLMWEGGIAKQRWSVSDTAEYGDYVSGPRVIDASVKARMQEVLADITSGAFAQRFIDDQDNGAVEFNKLREEEAGHPIEATGKALRAHFSWKQSDDDYTEGSAAR, encoded by the coding sequence GTGGCTGAGATTTTCTACGACGACGACGCCGACCTGTCCCTGATCCAGGGCAAGCACGTCGCGGTGATCGGCTACGGCAGCCAGGGCCACGCCCACGCGCTCAACCTGCGCGACTCCGGCGTCGACGTGCGCGTCGGCCTCAAGGAGGGCTCCAAGAGCAAGGCCAAGGCCGAGGAGCAGGGCCTGAAGGTCCTCACCGTCGCGGCGGCTGTCGAGGAGGCCGACGTGATCGTCATCCTCGCCCCCGACCAGCACCAGCGGAAGATCTACGCCGACGACATCGCGCCGCACCTCGCTGCCGGCGACACCCTGGTCTTCGGCCACGGCTTCAACATCCGCTTCGGCTACATCAAGGCACCCGAGGGCGTCGACGTGATCATGGTCGCCCCGAAGGCCCCCGGCCACACGGTGCGCCGCGAGTACGTCGCCGGCCGCGGCATCCCGGACATCATCGCGGTCGAGCAGGACGCCTCCGGCCAGGCCTGGGACCTCGCGAAGTCCTACGCCAAGGCGATCGGCGGTACCCGCGCCGGCGTCATCAAGACCACGTTCACCGAGGAGACCGAGACCGACCTGTTCGGTGAGCAGGCGGTCCTCTGCGGCGGCGTCTCCCACCTGGTGCAGGCGGGCTTCGAGACCCTGACCGAGGCCGGCTACCAGCCTGAGATCGCCTACTTCGAGGTGCTCCACGAGCTCAAGCTCATCGTCGACCTGATGTGGGAGGGCGGCATCGCCAAGCAGCGCTGGTCGGTCTCCGACACGGCCGAGTACGGCGACTACGTGTCCGGCCCGCGCGTCATCGACGCGTCGGTGAAGGCCCGTATGCAGGAGGTGCTGGCCGACATCACCTCCGGTGCGTTCGCCCAGCGGTTCATCGACGACCAGGACAACGGCGCCGTCGAGTTCAACAAGCTCCGCGAGGAGGAGGCCGGTCACCCGATCGAGGCCACCGGCAAGGCGCTGCGCGCCCACTTCTCCTGGAAGCAGTCCGACGACGACTACACCGAGGGCTCCGCGGCCCGCTAG
- a CDS encoding EamA family transporter: protein MDLTSAWWFWALLSAFFAALTAIFAKVGVKEIDSDVATFIRTIVILVTLGLILLAVGKFHSPGEISTRTWLFLVLSGLATGASWICYFRALKVGDASLVAPVDKLSVVLVAVFGVTFLSERLSGLQWVGILLVGGGAVLLAVTG from the coding sequence ATGGATCTCACCTCGGCCTGGTGGTTCTGGGCGCTGCTGTCGGCCTTCTTCGCCGCGCTCACGGCAATCTTCGCCAAGGTCGGCGTCAAGGAGATCGACTCCGACGTCGCCACCTTCATCCGCACGATCGTCATCCTGGTGACGCTGGGACTGATCCTGCTGGCCGTCGGCAAGTTCCACTCCCCCGGCGAGATCAGCACCAGGACCTGGCTGTTCCTCGTCCTGTCCGGTCTCGCCACCGGCGCCTCGTGGATCTGCTACTTCCGGGCGCTGAAGGTCGGCGACGCCTCCCTCGTCGCCCCGGTCGACAAGCTGAGTGTCGTGCTCGTCGCGGTCTTCGGCGTCACGTTCCTGTCCGAGCGGCTGTCGGGACTCCAGTGGGTCGGCATCCTGCTCGTCGGCGGCGGCGCCGTACTCCTCGCCGTGACGGGGTAG
- a CDS encoding ABC transporter permease — protein sequence MSTTTIPATASGAAVAVPKRERAVPDPIPFTRILAVELRKMFDTRAGFWLMASIVISSAIATTITVLVGDRDELSLDSFAASVGSPTSIILPLVAALAVSSEWSQRTALTSFTLVPSRRRVIGAKLVNVLALGAISMLVALGIGAIGNLVAAGITGNDPVWDIPAWNIAQIVLANELGMLVGFTLGLLFRNSPAAIVGYFVFSLVLPGLSEALASAQDWWADNAAWFDLNQTRFLLFDSELSSQDWVQLGLTTGLWVLVPFVIGLRLVMRSEVK from the coding sequence ATGAGCACCACCACCATCCCGGCCACGGCCTCGGGAGCCGCGGTCGCCGTACCGAAGCGGGAGCGGGCGGTCCCCGACCCCATCCCGTTCACCCGGATCCTCGCCGTCGAGCTCCGCAAGATGTTCGACACCCGTGCCGGCTTCTGGCTGATGGCGAGCATCGTCATCTCCTCCGCGATCGCCACCACGATCACGGTGCTGGTCGGCGACCGCGACGAGCTGAGCCTCGACTCGTTCGCAGCGTCCGTCGGCAGCCCGACGTCGATCATCCTGCCGCTGGTCGCCGCGCTGGCGGTGAGCAGCGAGTGGAGCCAGCGCACCGCGCTGACCAGCTTCACCCTGGTGCCGAGCCGCCGCCGGGTCATCGGCGCCAAGCTCGTCAACGTGCTCGCGCTCGGTGCGATCTCGATGCTGGTCGCGCTCGGCATCGGCGCCATCGGCAACCTGGTCGCCGCCGGCATCACCGGCAACGACCCCGTGTGGGACATCCCCGCCTGGAACATCGCGCAGATCGTGCTCGCCAACGAGCTCGGCATGCTCGTCGGGTTCACGCTCGGCCTGCTGTTCCGCAACTCCCCGGCCGCGATCGTCGGCTACTTCGTGTTCAGCCTGGTGCTGCCCGGCCTGTCCGAGGCCCTCGCCTCGGCACAGGACTGGTGGGCCGACAACGCCGCCTGGTTCGACCTCAACCAGACGCGGTTCCTCCTGTTCGACTCCGAGCTCAGCAGCCAGGACTGGGTGCAGCTCGGCCTGACCACCGGTCTGTGGGTGCTGGTCCCGTTCGTCATCGGGCTGCGTCTGGTGATGCGCAGCGAGGTGAAGTAG
- a CDS encoding DUF58 domain-containing protein, with translation MSWRATYAYLRAAIVGLGLLVVGVLLGRPDAVVIAAPLVAAAIWATAARPSVEPAVSAPGESLTVHEGEELTWQAVVTGLPSGGVVAALHPGQRWLDVEPAEGVLVAAVEGTAAAEAALRPTRWGRRRLGEPAVAAYDPWLAWRSGPVLAEPLRLTVLPVTSPLEMAAPAPHPRGLVGPERAARTGEGTEFAKVRPFAPGDRLRRIHWPVSARTGRLHVTATYADEDAHVAILVDAVNDVGESAGLGGVHSSMDLAVRAAAVLAEHFLHRGDRVGVRVFGAWGVSVVPAATGGTQLRRILDSLALIEPGTARGEAPLAARQGLRAGTLALLLSPLIDPAATQQVAILNRAGIDVVVIDTLPPGVGVEGGTTPAALAWRLRMLQRRVEMDRLAALGVPFVPWAGAHSLDRVLRDLSQRSAVPRLVPR, from the coding sequence GTGAGCTGGCGGGCTACGTACGCCTACCTGCGCGCGGCGATCGTCGGGCTCGGGCTGCTCGTCGTCGGGGTCCTGCTGGGCCGGCCGGACGCGGTGGTGATCGCCGCGCCGCTCGTCGCGGCCGCGATCTGGGCGACCGCCGCCCGACCGAGCGTCGAGCCGGCCGTCTCCGCGCCGGGCGAGTCGCTCACCGTGCACGAGGGCGAGGAGCTCACGTGGCAGGCGGTCGTGACCGGGCTGCCGAGCGGCGGAGTCGTGGCCGCGCTGCACCCGGGCCAGCGGTGGCTCGACGTCGAGCCCGCCGAGGGCGTGCTGGTCGCGGCAGTGGAGGGGACGGCAGCCGCCGAGGCGGCGCTGCGGCCCACCCGGTGGGGCAGGCGCCGCCTCGGCGAGCCCGCGGTCGCCGCCTACGACCCGTGGCTCGCCTGGCGCTCGGGCCCCGTGCTCGCGGAGCCGTTGCGACTGACGGTGCTGCCGGTGACCTCGCCGCTGGAGATGGCGGCACCGGCGCCCCACCCGCGCGGGCTGGTCGGGCCCGAGCGCGCCGCGCGCACGGGCGAGGGCACCGAGTTCGCGAAGGTGCGGCCGTTCGCGCCCGGCGACCGGCTGCGTCGGATCCACTGGCCCGTCTCCGCGCGGACCGGACGGCTGCACGTGACCGCGACGTACGCCGACGAGGACGCGCACGTGGCGATCCTCGTCGACGCGGTCAACGACGTCGGCGAGAGCGCCGGCCTCGGCGGTGTGCACAGCTCGATGGACCTCGCCGTGCGGGCGGCCGCCGTGCTGGCCGAGCACTTCCTGCACCGCGGCGACCGGGTCGGCGTGCGGGTCTTCGGCGCCTGGGGCGTGAGCGTGGTGCCGGCGGCGACGGGCGGCACGCAGCTGCGCCGGATCCTCGACTCGCTCGCGCTCATCGAGCCCGGCACCGCCCGCGGCGAGGCGCCGCTCGCCGCGCGCCAGGGCCTGCGCGCCGGGACGCTCGCGCTGCTGCTGTCGCCGCTGATCGACCCGGCCGCGACCCAGCAGGTCGCGATCCTCAACCGCGCCGGCATCGACGTCGTGGTCATCGACACGCTGCCGCCCGGCGTCGGGGTCGAGGGCGGTACGACGCCGGCGGCGCTGGCGTGGCGGCTGCGGATGCTCCAACGGCGGGTCGAGATGGACCGGCTCGCAGCGCTCGGCGTGCCGTTCGTGCCGTGGGCCGGTGCACACAGCCTCGACCGGGTGCTGCGCGACCTCAGCCAGCGGTCCGCCGTACCCCGGCTGGTGCCGCGATGA
- a CDS encoding helix-turn-helix transcriptional regulator, with protein sequence MIDRAGLADFLRRRRDGLRPEDVGLPPGFRRRAPGLRREEVAQLAGMSTDYYSRLEQQRGAHPSEQIVASLARALRLDLDERDHLYHLADLTPPARRAGRHISPGLLALADRLTDVPLVIATDIDEVLWQNALADAILGHREPGGGRDSNITWRWFAVEGARDSFPEEHWPIHSAAHVADLRATHARRAGDADVNELVDDLLERSAEFRALWERHEVAVRRHALKSIVHPEVGLVELTCEILFTPEEDLRVRAFLPVEGTDAREKLELLRVIGTQSFEQSRT encoded by the coding sequence ATGATCGATCGTGCGGGCCTCGCCGACTTCCTCCGCCGGCGCCGCGACGGGCTGCGCCCCGAGGACGTCGGGCTGCCGCCCGGATTCCGCCGGCGGGCGCCGGGGCTGCGTCGCGAGGAGGTCGCCCAGCTCGCCGGGATGTCCACCGACTACTACTCCCGGCTCGAGCAGCAGCGCGGCGCGCACCCGTCGGAGCAGATCGTGGCGTCCCTCGCGCGGGCGCTGCGCCTGGACCTCGACGAGCGCGACCACCTCTACCACCTGGCCGACCTGACACCACCCGCCCGACGCGCGGGGCGGCACATCAGCCCCGGCCTGCTGGCACTGGCCGACCGGCTGACCGACGTACCTCTCGTGATCGCCACCGACATCGACGAGGTGCTCTGGCAGAACGCCCTCGCCGACGCGATCCTCGGTCACCGGGAGCCCGGCGGCGGCCGCGACAGCAACATCACCTGGCGGTGGTTCGCCGTCGAAGGGGCCAGGGACTCGTTCCCCGAGGAGCACTGGCCGATCCACTCCGCCGCCCACGTCGCCGACCTGCGCGCGACCCATGCGAGGCGAGCCGGCGACGCCGACGTCAACGAGCTCGTGGACGACCTCCTCGAGCGGAGCGCGGAGTTCCGCGCGCTCTGGGAGCGCCACGAGGTCGCCGTACGCCGGCACGCGCTGAAGTCGATCGTGCACCCGGAGGTCGGGCTGGTCGAGCTCACGTGCGAGATCCTCTTCACGCCCGAGGAGGACCTGCGGGTGCGGGCGTTCCTCCCGGTCGAGGGCACGGACGCGCGCGAGAAGCTGGAGCTGCTCCGGGTCATCGGCACCCAGAGCTTCGAGCAGAGCAGGACCTGA
- a CDS encoding DUF4129 domain-containing protein, whose amino-acid sequence MGTSSWTTSVLAALALVLCAVVAATSERPPWPVLEAPSSPERSTQQDDATGGSEGQADRGEERPAPDEDSAGGGEPATAGGLLTLAVVVLASALVVVAALRLRLVRRRSRLTQRAGPRTGARPSVAEADTDEDDPLTTALDAGVRAVGEGVPRNAIVRAWLRLEDGVVSEHLPRRPADTPTELVTRALTAYRLDAEAIHRLAELYEEARFSAHPVTEAHRREAGRCLHRLLASVGEKAVR is encoded by the coding sequence ATGGGGACGTCGTCGTGGACGACTTCGGTGCTGGCCGCGCTGGCGCTGGTCCTCTGCGCGGTCGTCGCGGCCACCTCCGAGCGGCCGCCATGGCCGGTCCTCGAGGCGCCGTCGTCACCGGAGCGGTCGACGCAGCAGGACGACGCGACCGGTGGCTCCGAGGGGCAGGCCGACCGGGGCGAGGAGCGTCCGGCTCCCGACGAAGACAGTGCCGGCGGCGGGGAGCCGGCCACGGCGGGCGGGCTGCTGACCCTCGCCGTCGTGGTGCTCGCCTCGGCACTGGTCGTCGTCGCCGCCCTCCGGCTCCGCCTGGTACGGCGACGCAGCCGGCTCACGCAGCGGGCGGGCCCCCGCACGGGCGCCCGCCCGTCGGTCGCCGAGGCCGACACCGACGAGGACGACCCACTGACGACGGCGCTCGACGCCGGCGTCCGGGCGGTCGGCGAGGGCGTGCCCCGCAACGCGATCGTCCGCGCCTGGCTCCGGCTCGAGGACGGAGTGGTGTCCGAGCACCTCCCGCGTCGGCCCGCGGACACGCCGACCGAGCTGGTCACGCGCGCGCTGACGGCGTACCGCCTGGACGCGGAGGCGATCCACCGCCTGGCCGAGCTCTACGAGGAGGCGCGGTTCTCCGCGCACCCGGTCACCGAGGCGCACCGGCGCGAGGCGGGACGCTGCCTGCACCGGCTGCTCGCGTCCGTCGGGGAGAAGGCGGTGCGGTGA
- a CDS encoding ABC transporter ATP-binding protein — protein sequence MITIESLTKRYGGYTAVDQVTFSAAPGRVTGFLGPNGAGKSTTMRIMVGLTPASSGTATVLGRHYADLPNPGREVGVLLDASAQHAGRTGREILTVAARTIGVPKDRVDEMLARVSLTEEEAGRRVRNYSLGMRQRLGIATALIGDPEVLILDEPANGLDPAGIRWMRDLLRGFADEGGTVLLSSHLLHEIEVIADDIVVIGNGRIVAEGSKDDLLASAGTLVRSDDPVALAAALTAAGITTHTGGDGALRAEADAAAVGRTAFAAGVPVTELRAADGAGLEEIFLELTAETQREGAAA from the coding sequence ATGATCACCATCGAGTCACTCACCAAGCGCTACGGCGGCTACACGGCCGTCGACCAGGTCACGTTCTCGGCCGCACCCGGCCGCGTGACCGGCTTCCTGGGCCCCAACGGCGCCGGCAAGTCCACCACCATGCGGATCATGGTCGGCCTCACCCCGGCGTCGTCCGGGACGGCCACCGTGCTCGGCCGCCACTACGCCGACCTGCCCAACCCGGGCCGCGAGGTCGGCGTCCTGCTCGACGCCTCCGCCCAGCACGCGGGCCGCACCGGCCGGGAGATCCTCACCGTGGCCGCCCGCACCATCGGCGTCCCGAAGGACCGCGTCGACGAGATGCTGGCGCGGGTCAGCCTCACTGAGGAGGAGGCCGGCCGCCGGGTGCGCAACTACTCGCTCGGCATGCGGCAGCGCCTCGGCATCGCGACGGCGCTGATCGGCGACCCCGAGGTGCTCATCCTCGACGAGCCGGCCAACGGCCTCGACCCCGCGGGCATCCGCTGGATGCGCGACCTGCTCCGCGGGTTCGCCGACGAGGGCGGCACCGTGCTGCTCTCCTCGCACCTCCTGCACGAGATCGAGGTCATCGCCGACGACATCGTGGTGATCGGCAACGGCCGGATCGTCGCCGAGGGCAGCAAGGACGACCTCCTCGCCTCCGCCGGCACCCTGGTCCGCTCCGACGACCCGGTCGCTCTCGCCGCCGCGCTCACCGCGGCGGGCATCACCACCCACACCGGCGGGGACGGCGCACTCCGCGCCGAGGCCGACGCCGCAGCGGTCGGGCGTACGGCGTTCGCCGCCGGCGTCCCCGTCACCGAGCTCCGGGCGGCCGACGGCGCCGGCCTGGAGGAGATCTTCCTCGAGCTCACCGCCGAGACCCAGCGCGAAGGAGCAGCAGCATGA